One genomic window of Rhinolophus ferrumequinum isolate MPI-CBG mRhiFer1 chromosome 23, mRhiFer1_v1.p, whole genome shotgun sequence includes the following:
- the BIRC7 gene encoding baculoviral IAP repeat-containing protein 7 isoform X1 — MEPKDTTQCWGWGPELSRWAARGSPTRGHCVPHAPCGHVLGRGNATVPSWGGRGYMDGQLLGQRQPLMEEEELGRAGAAPSARPAFPEMGSHELRLASFCDWPLTAVVRAELLAAAGFFHTGQQDKVRCFFCYGGLQSWEQGDEPWAQHAKWFPRCEFLLRTKGRDFVCSIQETYCHLLGSWLLSTRALSCPCPEERPGQRVAGSQESGTRRSSFSACGRNGPARCAWTALCALSSCPAATWSVPSVPPTCSSAPSAGPPSAAACAPSCPKPGATSVASVWAPARLSLSFGHTLTA; from the exons ATGGAGCCCAAGGACACGACCCAGTGCTGGGGCTGGGGTCCAGAGCTGAGTCGCTGGGCAGCCAGAGGCAGCCCCACACGGGGGCACTGTGTACCCCACGCTCCGTGCGGCCATGTCCTGGGCCGGGGTAATGCGACTGTCCCATCCTGGGGAGGCCGGGGCTACATGGACGGGCAGCTCCTGGGCCAGCGCCAGCCCctgatggaggaggaagagctggGGAGGGCCGGGGCTGCCCCATCCGCAAGGCCTGCCTTCCCCGAGATGGGCTCCCATGAGCTGCGACTGGCCTCCTTCTGTGACTGGCCACTGACTGCCGTGGTGCGGGCCGAGCTGCTGGCTGCCGCAGGCTTCTTCCACACTG GCCAACAGGACAAGGTGAGGTGCTTCTTCTGCTACGGGGGTCTACAGAGCTGGGAGCAAGGGGATGAGCCCTGGGCTCAGCACGCCAAGTGGTTCCCCAG GTGTGAATTCCTGCTCCGGACAAAAGGAAGGGACTTTGTTTGCAGCATCCAGGAGACTTATTGCCACCTGCTCGGCTCCTGG CTCCTGTCCACCCGGGCCCTGAGCTGCCCATGCCCAGAAGAGAGACCAGGTCAGAGGGTGGCAGGGAGCCAG GAGTCCGGGACGCGGAGGAGCAGCTTCAGCGCTTGCGGGAGGAACGGACCTGCAAGGTGTGCCTGGACCGCACTGTGTGCATTGTCTTCGTGCCCTGCGGCCACCTGGTCTGTGCCGAGTGTGCCCCCCACCTGCAGCAGTGCCCCGTCTGCAGGGCCCCCATCCGCAGCTGCGTGCGCACCTTCCTGTCCTAAGCCAG GTGCTACAAGTGTGGCCTCTGTGTGGGCGCCTGCCCGTCTCAGCCTGTCTTTTGGACACACACTGACTGcctga
- the BIRC7 gene encoding baculoviral IAP repeat-containing protein 7 isoform X2 — MEPKDTTQCWGWGPELSRWAARGSPTRGHCVPHAPCGHVLGRGNATVPSWGGRGYMDGQLLGQRQPLMEEEELGRAGAAPSARPAFPEMGSHELRLASFCDWPLTAVVRAELLAAAGFFHTGQQDKVRCFFCYGGLQSWEQGDEPWAQHAKWFPRCEFLLRTKGRDFVCSIQETYCHLLGSWMFSDSFQDPWEEPGDTTPSTPSAPVHPGPELPMPRRETRSEGGREPGVRDAEEQLQRLREERTCKVCLDRTVCIVFVPCGHLVCAECAPHLQQCPVCRAPIRSCVRTFLS; from the exons ATGGAGCCCAAGGACACGACCCAGTGCTGGGGCTGGGGTCCAGAGCTGAGTCGCTGGGCAGCCAGAGGCAGCCCCACACGGGGGCACTGTGTACCCCACGCTCCGTGCGGCCATGTCCTGGGCCGGGGTAATGCGACTGTCCCATCCTGGGGAGGCCGGGGCTACATGGACGGGCAGCTCCTGGGCCAGCGCCAGCCCctgatggaggaggaagagctggGGAGGGCCGGGGCTGCCCCATCCGCAAGGCCTGCCTTCCCCGAGATGGGCTCCCATGAGCTGCGACTGGCCTCCTTCTGTGACTGGCCACTGACTGCCGTGGTGCGGGCCGAGCTGCTGGCTGCCGCAGGCTTCTTCCACACTG GCCAACAGGACAAGGTGAGGTGCTTCTTCTGCTACGGGGGTCTACAGAGCTGGGAGCAAGGGGATGAGCCCTGGGCTCAGCACGCCAAGTGGTTCCCCAG GTGTGAATTCCTGCTCCGGACAAAAGGAAGGGACTTTGTTTGCAGCATCCAGGAGACTTATTGCCACCTGCTCGGCTCCTGG ATGTTCTCTGACTCCTTCCAGGATCCATGGGAAGAACCAGGAGACACAACTCCCAGCACCCCCTCAG CTCCTGTCCACCCGGGCCCTGAGCTGCCCATGCCCAGAAGAGAGACCAGGTCAGAGGGTGGCAGGGAGCCAG GAGTCCGGGACGCGGAGGAGCAGCTTCAGCGCTTGCGGGAGGAACGGACCTGCAAGGTGTGCCTGGACCGCACTGTGTGCATTGTCTTCGTGCCCTGCGGCCACCTGGTCTGTGCCGAGTGTGCCCCCCACCTGCAGCAGTGCCCCGTCTGCAGGGCCCCCATCCGCAGCTGCGTGCGCACCTTCCTGTCCTAA
- the BIRC7 gene encoding baculoviral IAP repeat-containing protein 7 isoform X3, translating to MEPKDTTQCWGWGPELSRWAARGSPTRGHCVPHAPCGHVLGRGNATVPSWGGRGYMDGQLLGQRQPLMEEEELGRAGAAPSARPAFPEMGSHELRLASFCDWPLTAVVRAELLAAAGFFHTGQQDKVRCFFCYGGLQSWEQGDEPWAQHAKWFPRCEFLLRTKGRDFVCSIQETYCHLLGSWDPWEEPGDTTPSTPSAPVHPGPELPMPRRETRSEGGREPGVRDAEEQLQRLREERTCKVCLDRTVCIVFVPCGHLVCAECAPHLQQCPVCRAPIRSCVRTFLS from the exons ATGGAGCCCAAGGACACGACCCAGTGCTGGGGCTGGGGTCCAGAGCTGAGTCGCTGGGCAGCCAGAGGCAGCCCCACACGGGGGCACTGTGTACCCCACGCTCCGTGCGGCCATGTCCTGGGCCGGGGTAATGCGACTGTCCCATCCTGGGGAGGCCGGGGCTACATGGACGGGCAGCTCCTGGGCCAGCGCCAGCCCctgatggaggaggaagagctggGGAGGGCCGGGGCTGCCCCATCCGCAAGGCCTGCCTTCCCCGAGATGGGCTCCCATGAGCTGCGACTGGCCTCCTTCTGTGACTGGCCACTGACTGCCGTGGTGCGGGCCGAGCTGCTGGCTGCCGCAGGCTTCTTCCACACTG GCCAACAGGACAAGGTGAGGTGCTTCTTCTGCTACGGGGGTCTACAGAGCTGGGAGCAAGGGGATGAGCCCTGGGCTCAGCACGCCAAGTGGTTCCCCAG GTGTGAATTCCTGCTCCGGACAAAAGGAAGGGACTTTGTTTGCAGCATCCAGGAGACTTATTGCCACCTGCTCGGCTCCTGG GATCCATGGGAAGAACCAGGAGACACAACTCCCAGCACCCCCTCAG CTCCTGTCCACCCGGGCCCTGAGCTGCCCATGCCCAGAAGAGAGACCAGGTCAGAGGGTGGCAGGGAGCCAG GAGTCCGGGACGCGGAGGAGCAGCTTCAGCGCTTGCGGGAGGAACGGACCTGCAAGGTGTGCCTGGACCGCACTGTGTGCATTGTCTTCGTGCCCTGCGGCCACCTGGTCTGTGCCGAGTGTGCCCCCCACCTGCAGCAGTGCCCCGTCTGCAGGGCCCCCATCCGCAGCTGCGTGCGCACCTTCCTGTCCTAA
- the YTHDF1 gene encoding YTH domain-containing family protein 1 isoform X1, which yields MSATSVDPQRTKGQDNKVQNGSLHQKDTVHDNDFEPYLSGQSNQSNSYPSMADPYLSSYYPPSIGFPYSVSEAPWSTGGDPPIPYLTTYGQLSNGDHFMPDAVFGQPGGLGSNIYQHRFNFFPENPAFSAWGPSGSQGPQAPSPAYGSSYTYPPSSLGGTMVDGQTGFHSDTLSKAPGTNSLEQGMVGLKIGDVTASAVKTAGSVVSSVAMTGMLSGNGGTNVNMSVSKPTSWAAIASKPAKPQPKVKAKSGPALGGVLPPPPIKHNMDIGTWDNKGPVPKAPAPPHLPAAPPAPQPPPLVPPLPTQAPTLAQPQYQSPQQPPPTRWVAPRNRSAAFGQSAGAGGDSHCPGGAQAGGTPGVECHPVLEKLKAAHSYNPQGFNWDLRSGRVFIIKSYSEDDVHRSIKYSIWCSTEHGNKRLDGAFRALGSRGPVYLLFSVNGSGHFCGVAEMKSPVDYGTSAGVWSQDKWKGKFDVKWIFVKDVPNNQLRHIRLENNDNKPVTNSRDTQEVPLEKAKQVLKIIASYKHTTSIFDDFSHYEKRQEEEDVARKERQNRNKQ from the exons ATGTCGGCCACCAGCGTGGACCCCCAG agaacaaaaggacaagatAATAAAG TACAAAATGGTTCTTTGCATCAGAAGGACACAGTTCATGACAATGACTTTGAGCCCTACCTTTCTGGACAGTCAAACCAG AGTAACAGTTACCCCTCCATGGCCGACCCCTACCTGTCCAGCTATTACCCGCCGTCCATCGGATTCCCTTACTCCGTCAGTGAGGCGCCGTGGTCTACCGGAGGGGACCCCCCAATCCCGTACCTCACCACCTATGGACAGCTCAGCAACGGGGACCATTTCATGCCCGACGCTGTGTTCGGGCAGCCCGGGGGCCTGGGGAGCAACATCTATCAGCACAGGTTTAATTTCTTCCCCGAAAACCCTGCCTTCTCGGCCTGGGGGCCGAGTGGGTCTCAGGGCCCGCAGGCCCCGAGCCCAGCTTACGGGAGCAGCTACACCTACCCGCCGAGCTCCCTGGGCGGCACGATGGTGGACGGGCAGACCGGCTTCCACAGCGACACCCTCAGCAAAGCTCCCGGGACGAACAGCCTGGAGCAGGGCATGGTCGGCCTGAAAATCGGCGACGTCACCGCCTCTGCCGTCAAGACGGCGGGCTCAGTGGTCAGCAGCGTGGCCATGACCGGCATGCTGTCTGGGAACGGCGGGACAAACGTAAACATGTCGGTGTCGAAGCCAACGTCCTGGGCCGCCATCGCCAGCAAACCCGCCAAGCCGCAGCCGAAAGTGAAAGCCAAGAGCGGACCTGCCCTCGGGGGTGTGCTGCCCCCTCCTCCCATAAAGCATAACATGGACATCGGCACCTGGGATAACAAGGGGCCCGTGCCCAAGGCCCCGGCGCCCCCCCACCTGCCGgccgccccgcccgccccccaGCCCCCGCCGCTCGTGCCGCCTCTGCCCACTCAGGCCCCCACGCTGGCCCAGCCACAGTACCAGAGCCCTCAGCAGCCGCCCCCCACCCGCTGGGTGGCCCCACGCAACAGGAGCGCAGCGTTCGGGCAGAGCGCAGGCGCCGGGGGTGACAGTCACTGTCCGGGTGGCGCCCAGGCCGGCGGCACCCCGGGCGTGGAGTGCCACCCCGTCCTGGAGAAGCTGAAGGCGGCACACAGCTACAACCCCCAGGGGTTCAACTGGGACCTGCGCAGCGGCCGCGTGTTCATCATAAAGAGCTACTCGGAGGACGACGTGCACCGCTCCATCAAGTACTCCATCTGGTGCAGCACCGAGCACGGCAACAAGCGCCTGGATGGCGCCTTCCGGGCCCTGGGCAGCCGCGGGCCCGTCTACCTGCTGTTCAGCGTCAACGGCAGCGGCCACTTCTGCGGCGTGGCGGAGATGAAGTCGCCCGTGGACTACGGCACGAGCGCGGGGGTCTGGTCTCAGGATAAGTGGAAGGGCAAGTTTGACGTGAAGTGGATTTTTGTCAAGGACGTGCCCAACAACCAGCTGCGGCACATTCGGTTGGAGAACAACGACAACAAGCCGGTCACCAACTCCCGCGACACGCAGGAGGTGCCCTTGGAGAAAGCCAAGCAAGTGCTGAAGATCATCGCCTCCTACAAGCACACGACGTCCATCTTCGACGACTTCTCCCATTATGAGAAGcgccaggaggaggaggacgtGGCTCGCAAG
- the YTHDF1 gene encoding YTH domain-containing family protein 1 isoform X2: MTQRSPSEAASNSYPSMADPYLSSYYPPSIGFPYSVSEAPWSTGGDPPIPYLTTYGQLSNGDHFMPDAVFGQPGGLGSNIYQHRFNFFPENPAFSAWGPSGSQGPQAPSPAYGSSYTYPPSSLGGTMVDGQTGFHSDTLSKAPGTNSLEQGMVGLKIGDVTASAVKTAGSVVSSVAMTGMLSGNGGTNVNMSVSKPTSWAAIASKPAKPQPKVKAKSGPALGGVLPPPPIKHNMDIGTWDNKGPVPKAPAPPHLPAAPPAPQPPPLVPPLPTQAPTLAQPQYQSPQQPPPTRWVAPRNRSAAFGQSAGAGGDSHCPGGAQAGGTPGVECHPVLEKLKAAHSYNPQGFNWDLRSGRVFIIKSYSEDDVHRSIKYSIWCSTEHGNKRLDGAFRALGSRGPVYLLFSVNGSGHFCGVAEMKSPVDYGTSAGVWSQDKWKGKFDVKWIFVKDVPNNQLRHIRLENNDNKPVTNSRDTQEVPLEKAKQVLKIIASYKHTTSIFDDFSHYEKRQEEEDVARKERQNRNKQ; this comes from the exons ATGACCCAGAGAAGTCCCTCTGAAGCTGCG AGTAACAGTTACCCCTCCATGGCCGACCCCTACCTGTCCAGCTATTACCCGCCGTCCATCGGATTCCCTTACTCCGTCAGTGAGGCGCCGTGGTCTACCGGAGGGGACCCCCCAATCCCGTACCTCACCACCTATGGACAGCTCAGCAACGGGGACCATTTCATGCCCGACGCTGTGTTCGGGCAGCCCGGGGGCCTGGGGAGCAACATCTATCAGCACAGGTTTAATTTCTTCCCCGAAAACCCTGCCTTCTCGGCCTGGGGGCCGAGTGGGTCTCAGGGCCCGCAGGCCCCGAGCCCAGCTTACGGGAGCAGCTACACCTACCCGCCGAGCTCCCTGGGCGGCACGATGGTGGACGGGCAGACCGGCTTCCACAGCGACACCCTCAGCAAAGCTCCCGGGACGAACAGCCTGGAGCAGGGCATGGTCGGCCTGAAAATCGGCGACGTCACCGCCTCTGCCGTCAAGACGGCGGGCTCAGTGGTCAGCAGCGTGGCCATGACCGGCATGCTGTCTGGGAACGGCGGGACAAACGTAAACATGTCGGTGTCGAAGCCAACGTCCTGGGCCGCCATCGCCAGCAAACCCGCCAAGCCGCAGCCGAAAGTGAAAGCCAAGAGCGGACCTGCCCTCGGGGGTGTGCTGCCCCCTCCTCCCATAAAGCATAACATGGACATCGGCACCTGGGATAACAAGGGGCCCGTGCCCAAGGCCCCGGCGCCCCCCCACCTGCCGgccgccccgcccgccccccaGCCCCCGCCGCTCGTGCCGCCTCTGCCCACTCAGGCCCCCACGCTGGCCCAGCCACAGTACCAGAGCCCTCAGCAGCCGCCCCCCACCCGCTGGGTGGCCCCACGCAACAGGAGCGCAGCGTTCGGGCAGAGCGCAGGCGCCGGGGGTGACAGTCACTGTCCGGGTGGCGCCCAGGCCGGCGGCACCCCGGGCGTGGAGTGCCACCCCGTCCTGGAGAAGCTGAAGGCGGCACACAGCTACAACCCCCAGGGGTTCAACTGGGACCTGCGCAGCGGCCGCGTGTTCATCATAAAGAGCTACTCGGAGGACGACGTGCACCGCTCCATCAAGTACTCCATCTGGTGCAGCACCGAGCACGGCAACAAGCGCCTGGATGGCGCCTTCCGGGCCCTGGGCAGCCGCGGGCCCGTCTACCTGCTGTTCAGCGTCAACGGCAGCGGCCACTTCTGCGGCGTGGCGGAGATGAAGTCGCCCGTGGACTACGGCACGAGCGCGGGGGTCTGGTCTCAGGATAAGTGGAAGGGCAAGTTTGACGTGAAGTGGATTTTTGTCAAGGACGTGCCCAACAACCAGCTGCGGCACATTCGGTTGGAGAACAACGACAACAAGCCGGTCACCAACTCCCGCGACACGCAGGAGGTGCCCTTGGAGAAAGCCAAGCAAGTGCTGAAGATCATCGCCTCCTACAAGCACACGACGTCCATCTTCGACGACTTCTCCCATTATGAGAAGcgccaggaggaggaggacgtGGCTCGCAAG
- the YTHDF1 gene encoding YTH domain-containing family protein 1 isoform X3 — MADPYLSSYYPPSIGFPYSVSEAPWSTGGDPPIPYLTTYGQLSNGDHFMPDAVFGQPGGLGSNIYQHRFNFFPENPAFSAWGPSGSQGPQAPSPAYGSSYTYPPSSLGGTMVDGQTGFHSDTLSKAPGTNSLEQGMVGLKIGDVTASAVKTAGSVVSSVAMTGMLSGNGGTNVNMSVSKPTSWAAIASKPAKPQPKVKAKSGPALGGVLPPPPIKHNMDIGTWDNKGPVPKAPAPPHLPAAPPAPQPPPLVPPLPTQAPTLAQPQYQSPQQPPPTRWVAPRNRSAAFGQSAGAGGDSHCPGGAQAGGTPGVECHPVLEKLKAAHSYNPQGFNWDLRSGRVFIIKSYSEDDVHRSIKYSIWCSTEHGNKRLDGAFRALGSRGPVYLLFSVNGSGHFCGVAEMKSPVDYGTSAGVWSQDKWKGKFDVKWIFVKDVPNNQLRHIRLENNDNKPVTNSRDTQEVPLEKAKQVLKIIASYKHTTSIFDDFSHYEKRQEEEDVARKERQNRNKQ, encoded by the coding sequence ATGGCCGACCCCTACCTGTCCAGCTATTACCCGCCGTCCATCGGATTCCCTTACTCCGTCAGTGAGGCGCCGTGGTCTACCGGAGGGGACCCCCCAATCCCGTACCTCACCACCTATGGACAGCTCAGCAACGGGGACCATTTCATGCCCGACGCTGTGTTCGGGCAGCCCGGGGGCCTGGGGAGCAACATCTATCAGCACAGGTTTAATTTCTTCCCCGAAAACCCTGCCTTCTCGGCCTGGGGGCCGAGTGGGTCTCAGGGCCCGCAGGCCCCGAGCCCAGCTTACGGGAGCAGCTACACCTACCCGCCGAGCTCCCTGGGCGGCACGATGGTGGACGGGCAGACCGGCTTCCACAGCGACACCCTCAGCAAAGCTCCCGGGACGAACAGCCTGGAGCAGGGCATGGTCGGCCTGAAAATCGGCGACGTCACCGCCTCTGCCGTCAAGACGGCGGGCTCAGTGGTCAGCAGCGTGGCCATGACCGGCATGCTGTCTGGGAACGGCGGGACAAACGTAAACATGTCGGTGTCGAAGCCAACGTCCTGGGCCGCCATCGCCAGCAAACCCGCCAAGCCGCAGCCGAAAGTGAAAGCCAAGAGCGGACCTGCCCTCGGGGGTGTGCTGCCCCCTCCTCCCATAAAGCATAACATGGACATCGGCACCTGGGATAACAAGGGGCCCGTGCCCAAGGCCCCGGCGCCCCCCCACCTGCCGgccgccccgcccgccccccaGCCCCCGCCGCTCGTGCCGCCTCTGCCCACTCAGGCCCCCACGCTGGCCCAGCCACAGTACCAGAGCCCTCAGCAGCCGCCCCCCACCCGCTGGGTGGCCCCACGCAACAGGAGCGCAGCGTTCGGGCAGAGCGCAGGCGCCGGGGGTGACAGTCACTGTCCGGGTGGCGCCCAGGCCGGCGGCACCCCGGGCGTGGAGTGCCACCCCGTCCTGGAGAAGCTGAAGGCGGCACACAGCTACAACCCCCAGGGGTTCAACTGGGACCTGCGCAGCGGCCGCGTGTTCATCATAAAGAGCTACTCGGAGGACGACGTGCACCGCTCCATCAAGTACTCCATCTGGTGCAGCACCGAGCACGGCAACAAGCGCCTGGATGGCGCCTTCCGGGCCCTGGGCAGCCGCGGGCCCGTCTACCTGCTGTTCAGCGTCAACGGCAGCGGCCACTTCTGCGGCGTGGCGGAGATGAAGTCGCCCGTGGACTACGGCACGAGCGCGGGGGTCTGGTCTCAGGATAAGTGGAAGGGCAAGTTTGACGTGAAGTGGATTTTTGTCAAGGACGTGCCCAACAACCAGCTGCGGCACATTCGGTTGGAGAACAACGACAACAAGCCGGTCACCAACTCCCGCGACACGCAGGAGGTGCCCTTGGAGAAAGCCAAGCAAGTGCTGAAGATCATCGCCTCCTACAAGCACACGACGTCCATCTTCGACGACTTCTCCCATTATGAGAAGcgccaggaggaggaggacgtGGCTCGCAAG